TTAGATAAATTTTTCTTCCAATTGCACGGGataataatttgaattatataATGTAGGCAGACGTAATTTGGAGCATCACATtctttttaacttataaaaaataataataatgataataataataataataacagacTTCTTTTCCTGCAAATGACTAGACAACAGGAGATGGCTCTTCCCTTCGTATTCGACACGAAACAAtgcatataaattatttttcatttgcaTGTGCAACCTACAAGTTTGGTTAAGGTAAAGCatatatttaaaactaaattcGGAAAATATAAACGGCAAGTGTATTTGAAAGAGCCTAAATTGGTCTTTCAAATGCAGTCTGCCATCAGTTGACAGCACAAGGGAAAATAAAAATCCATGTTTGCAGTGGACCACCAAATCAATGCAAATACTAGCACTCCAATAAATTCTCATACTATTCCATGATTGACGAGGGTTTTAGCTAGAAGACATCTGGGTGGAATCGGCCTGGGATTGAGCTGCTTTGCTGAGCCTGCTTCAGGTGCATTGTCAATGCATAGTTGTTCACCTGGTGTATCATTGCACCAAGAATAAGTACTTGCATTAGAGTCCAAAAAATTGGAGGATTATAACCAtagcaaaataaaaaactacTTTACTATCACAATGGAAAAGAAAAAACCAGACATTTCCACCAATAGCTctgattattaaaaaaaagaatttcagTAGTTAGTAAGCCCGACCTCCAAGGCTCTCAACTGTTCCTGGTATTGGGACACCAGTTGCTTCAGATGCTGCAACTCCTGATTCTTATCTTCAAACTCTTTTTGACGCTCATGCTGAATAGATACGGCTCTCTTGAGAATTGCATTTTCCTGAATCAGTGCTTGCACTTGCTCCTTCAACATCATATTTTCCTAAGAAGATGCAAACAACTAGCATATCACTACCTCTTAAAACAACAGAGAATATTTTAGCTTCGGAACCCCCAATTTACCACCCCCCatgaaattagttaaattaggaAAAGTAAAAATAGAAAAGCGAGAATAACAACATAAGTGACTGAAAAACCTGCTGAAAACTTTTGGCCGCCTCTGCTCCAGCACGAGCACAGATGGACTTCTCCAGAACTTCCAGTGCTCTTGCAGCACGAGCCCTAGCATCATCCATGTTGGAGGCACTCATCATTTCCCTAACAAATAGCTCTACCCACTCTGGCCCATCCATTGCAAGTTGTACTGGAGCTGATGGATCATCTGTTGGTGAAGCTTCTGTATTATTTGTTGATACGCCTGAAATAAAATATGGTTCTGCACATTAACTGATATAAAATACACAATATGATTTTCCcaatctttttttcttttggaatTGCAATTCTCATGGTCACATGGTTCATTTGATTGTGTAAATGAAGGGAATAACAGATAAAGAAGAAACGATATTGCAAGCCAGTTGTATCAGGAGTCAGAACACAGCATAGACAAAGAGCAAGTATAGAGAAGGGCATTATTCATGCATGAAGTCTGAACACCTCTATAGTACTGAACTAAATACATGTAATCATTCAGATATTTACTTAAATATATCAACAAACAGGATAGCTTCGTGAAAAGCCAAGAGGTACAACAGATAAACTTGTATACAAACATAAAGAAGAGTATTGAAATGGTAAAAAACAAATGAAGCAGCAATGACCTAAATACATGTAATCATTCATGTATTTAATGCAGCACAAACACTCATGCACAAGCTAGCAATTAGTCAGAAATGATCAGCCCATCCAAAAACAAGCTTGAAACATCCAAGCCATATGGCTGATTTCAAAAAATTTCTCATGCATACCTTCTTGTTGAACATTATTCTCAAGGATTGCATCAGATCTAACTAAATTAGAACCCAAGTTATTATCAGCAGAACCTAAACGAAGCTCATTCAAACTTCTGATAGCTGAATCTAAATCATCGCCACATTCTTCGAGTGCTCTCTCAAGAAtctacaacacaaacaattaacAACTTTCCTTGTTAATAATAGAATGATATAAGTTACCGACTCCAAAATCCCAAAGATAAGCTTAATTTGCTTTGCAAAATCCTCAAAAAgcaaaaggaaaaacaaaataaatcagAAAAATCCTCAAAcagcaaaaagaaaaacaaaataagtCGGACACTTCTGAATTAACAAATGGAAACAACATCACATACTTCTACGCAAAATAAATTGGGAATATGTGGTTAAACACGAACATCATAATGCATATATAAAAGATTTAACAAATATATGTATTATAAACAAGAATCAAAttcaacaaataataaaatgaaaaaatgggTTAATAAGAATATTCCTGAAAAAAAATTCCGATGATTGGATTGTTCTTCACTGTACCCATTCGATCAAAATATCCAAATGATCAAGATATCAATCAAtcaatcaaaattttcaattgatGAACAAGTCAATcaatcaagaaacgtaaaacaatCATATATGGGAATCAAGAAGAGAACCTGTTTGTCCATATCAGGGAAAAGAGCAAGGAGTTTCTCGATCAAAGGCGAAGAAGATATATTGGACGGGGGGGAGGAAATATAAACAGCGTTATATGACCTTGGAGGAGAGAAACGAACAGGAGAGGAAGAGGAACAGCGGATTCTCTTGGAAACGGGAGGGCTTGTCACTGTCAATTCTTCGAAAAAGGATCTCTTCCCGCACACTATGGCAGACAtagtttctttttctcttctcttcttcttctcttctctcgCCCGCTCTCTCTCTCGCTCCTATCTATCTATCTCTACCCTAATTTCCTCTTTCAACAACCGTTTGCTGTTCATACAGCATCGATCGGATCGATCGATCGATCTACCAACCCTAATTCAATAAAATCCCCAAAAGGAAGAGCTTGTTTCGATCGAATCGCTTCCTCTGCACCTAAAATTTCAAGAAATTAGATTGATTCGAGGATTACAAACGAGAAAAATTAGGGTTTTCCCGTACCTAATTCATTTATTAGTCGCTTCGAGGATTTTAGATAAAGATAGAGAGAGGGTTTCCCACTTCCTCTGCTTTCCTCTTCTCGGCATTCATAGTCATTGTTTACGCAAGGGATGCTAGGGTAACGTGTTGGTCAATGAAAGCCACAGATTGAAACTTTGGAAAGGAATTTGTGGAGCGAGATATGCTTTTTCCTTTATCGTTCACCGAGAAACGTGGCTGCAGGTAATtggattttcttcaaatttacgAAACGGTATGCCAGGTGTGGTTAAGAACGCACCTTTTATTTTTTGGGAGAAAACCTCATCTAGCCCTTTCTCTTCACTGTTTAGAAGAAATGTCAGAAATTAAAAGGagtaaataaagagaaaatcaacaaataataataatgaaaaattacTGTAAGAtccttaaattaaaaaaatatatactatttcatctttatataaaatcattcaaattcaaatgtgtttatattttattaaattaaattagttaattcttttatcaaaataattttaatttatttattttacactttaacaaataaataataattaatttaaaaataatttttagcaTTGACTACAATAtagttataatataaattaaaataaaatattcatttcGTTCCTTTGGTGTCGTGGGAGATCAACAGAAAGCCAcgtaagaaaattaataaagggTTCCAAATGgagaaatttaattcaaatataattaatatgtattttttaaaaaataaaactcgtccttctattaataaaattttattaattaagtagAAATATCATCCAAATAAAAAGACGATTATacctaataaattttctaactaaaatatgaacaattagaATAACATTACGACGaatccatctaacagaaatatcagttctaaagtctaacaaaaatttataatcatttaaaatcaaactcctatataaaataatttagcaaAAATACTTCTCAAGTATCTGTCGATgctcatccttctttctcatctctcgagcataaataattaaagtctcccgaacaaCACCACAGAAGAGAGCTtttacgagataaaactcgaataagattTCAAAATTGACGTTATCGTTGCGATTCCGAAAACTCATAATAaccagtaaacctccattgaacattatcttccaaatcaataaaattttaaaaaaaatcaaccacAAAACATGattcttccacattaacgaatgTCTCCTCCCAATTCTTAtttattgactgagaagcaaccattaaaatgtaaaaaattacgaaaaaatttcatataagaactaagagtttttgtttccatcaaaaataaaatgtatgaCTTCTTCTTCATTAATAGTCAATTGATACAGATCGTCTTCtatggaaaaggaaaagaaaaaattaggtttaaaaaaaagaaaaaaacgagAGAATCGAGTCATAAAGAGATTCCAGAGAAAACTTGCATCGAATtaatatgtatttatttatatgaatatgataaaatatcaataatatttaatggatgtgataaaaaatataaacataataaattttcatatttcactttttataaaaatttatttttttttaattttaataatttataataatttaaattttataattttaatatttataataatttaatttttttaatttaatttttttacagtaaaattaataaaaaaattattttattaataaaataaaaaattataaattaaattataaattttattaaattttaaagattataatatataaaatcgacttaaaaatattaaggataaaaataaaacacGTACATTAAGCTTTTTGGCCAAGTTTCCCTATGTAGTCTCTCTATGACTCGATACTCTCGCCTTTTCCTCTTCTTAAATctaacttcttctttttccttttcccaTGGAAGACGGTCTGCGTCAATTAACTATCGAAGCGACTCATCCTGTCAAAGGTCAGGATAGCCGAAAGTAATGATCATCCTGTGTTGGAACTGTCGAGAACTTAGCAATTCTCGAACAGTTAATGCATTTAAGGATTTAGTTACTAGTTACAagtcggacattttatttttgatggaaacaaaaactcttagttctcgtatgaaaattttcatagttttttacattttgatggttgcttctcaatCAATAGACAAGAATTGGGAGGACTTtagttaatgtggaagagtcatatGTCTGTTTCTGTGATtggctttttttcaaattttattgattcgattgTTTCGCAAGGTAATGTCcaatggaggtttactggttattatgggtttccggaATCGCAACGATGACGTCAATCTTGCAACCTTATTCGagctttatctcgtagaagctcTCTTCCGTGGCTTTGTTCAGGaaaatttaatgatttatgctcgagagatgagaaagaaggaggagcaactttaccaaattatcttatgcaggggtttagaCAAGCACTTGAGGATAATAATCTTGTTCAAATACCCACTATTGGCTCTTTCTtcacatgggagaagggcaGGGAGTCGAATAATCTGGTTAGAGAGAAGCTTGACAGAGCCCTTACTACTGAGGACTAGGCTCGTAAATTCACTAATGTTGTCTGCTCAGTTATTCATGTTCCTAGATCGGATCACAAACCATTGGTGATTAATACAGCTTCTAAGGATAATAGGGGAGATAGAAGGAGATTTTGATTtgataatgcatggttatgtgatAAGGGTCTTGCTGAGGTTGTTAAAGGAGCTTGAGTTAATTATATACCACGCAACCTTTTGATGAAACGTGATGATTTAGTTTCTGCTCTTTCGTTGTGGGGTAGGGGCAGAAATAGAGAGTTTTGGCAAAAGAAGAAGACTATACAGAGATTATTGGATAATGGAGCCAGTACTGTTTCTCACGCCTCTTTAAAGAAAGATTTGAATTGTCTCATTGAGCAGGAAGAAGCTAGACTTAAACAGCAGGCAAAATGCTTTTGGCTTAAAAATGAGGACCGAAATACAAAAATTTTTCATGCACAAATTAATGGTAGACGAAGAGTGAACCGTATTACTAAATTAAAGGAGTCGTtgggtaggggtgagcagtattcggttcaaaccgaaaaaaccgaccgaaccgaatcgatttgaaaatttggttcgattttttatatatttcggttcggttcggttttaatttcaaaaattttggttatttcggttcggttttgttcagaaaaaaaccgaaaaaaccgaaccgaaccgattagtgataataatatattttttcaataatatagagaaattaaatcatattaaaattaaaatattttaattaaattttaaaatattaaaaataaagtgtaaaaaataaaaaaattattaaaaatcgaaaccgatcaaaccgaaccgaatcgaaccgaatcagaccggttcggttcgattcggtttctgaccaaaatcggttcggttcggttttcataaacactaaaattttggttttcggttcggttttgaaccgaaccgaccgaatgctcacccctatcgTTGGGTACTTGGATTGAGGATGGGcaggaaattaaaaatcatgttCTGCATTATTTTCAGTCTATTTTTTATGGCGGTTCTGTGGATTGCGAACGGGTTTTTGAGTTGGTGCCGCCCTTGATTAGTGATGCCGACAATGCTGATCTTTGTGCTCCCTTTTCGAATGATGAATTTAGAGCTGCTCTTTTTCAAATGCATCCAAACAAGGCACCTGATTGGCACTTGATTGGCAATGATGTTTCCGATGGTTGTCGCCTACGACTTCAACAAGGTacttttccttcttctcttaCTGAAATATTGATTGTTTTGATCCCTAAAGTGGATAGCCCTGAAACTGTTTAAGACTTTCGTCCAATTGTGTTATGTAATGTGTTATATAAGATTGTGGCTAAAGTTTTGGCGAACAGATTTAAAAGGGTCTGATAACTCTGTTTCTCCCTGGGCTCCATATCTGATAGATCTGGTTCTCCCTCGTCCCCTATTATATGGATCTGATTCCTTTTTGGGCTCCCTTTTAGATCTGTCAAATGGATCTCCATGTTCTATTTGaggaaaggacctgcaaaataagggaCAAACGGTCAGGGGTCCTTCGGGGATGCCCCGGCGGAGACCCTCTGACGTTTAAGTCAGGTTTCATGAATAAGaatagtatatttaggcaagagttgcagagagaaaataaaaatggagttcAGGCAGGAGAAGAAAGAGAATAAGATACCCCCTTGCAAGAGAAGACCCCCCAATATATAGTGCTTCATGTCCTTGTCACtcaggcccgtacgtacgggcgtgtcaggcacctgctccatgcgtaacggccatttaatgctCTCCAGAGCGCATGCGGGTAGGGCTGGTGAGTGATTGGGCCTACTCCCTTATGGGGCTTGTGCTCATATCTGATCCGGATCATCCTGGGTTGCCGGCCCAGGCTCGTGAAGTCGAGCCACCTCTCGAGTGTATGATCTGATGGGCTTTGGACCTGTGGCCTTCTTTTGGACCCGACCTTATTCCTGGGCTAGGAAAGATCTGGaggttatcaattgcccctttacctccttagcagttattccatgactggtgagggggtaaatacttaGGCTCCACTAATGACCGTGCAGCTCGAGAACGGCTCTTGTCAAAACGTCCTTTACTTgccttattatatttttttatctctttACTTTGGTGTTTAAATGTATGGCGATCTGGAGATGTgtatttgatgatgaatgatatttcacctcggcCTGTGTCTCATCATTATTTTCTACTCACACTGTCTTCTGGTTTTGTCAACTTTACTTATATGAGTTCGGACGTCTTATCCCTCTGGATGTAAACTTTTGGCGATTAGTGCGGTCTGAGCTGTGTGCTCCACTAGGATATGGAGCTCGGCCTTTTGTCGTCTTCCTCTCCCAGGGGCATCTTTGCTAAGTATTTGTTTACTGTGAGCTAATCCAAGCTGTGAGCAGGGTCTCTTGCTTTCGTTTAtccttttgtattttttttgtatttgcAGGCCTTTTCATGTAGGGTGCTCGGCTCTCTGGTATGTCTTCTATATTCAGCTTTATTCAGCTTGGCTGTTAACTTATTGTGAGTCCGTTCATACTGCGGATTAAGGAGCTCggatttttgttctttgcttaggCATTTACGCCTATAACTTGTGATGCTGCCTGTGTTACGGGCTCAGGAGTTCGGAATTTCGCCTTCCACACATTTGAtgccccgagctcttttgtAAAGTCAGACTtgatttcttgctttcttgtcgagccttatacgggctatgtttcagtctgactgcttgtttgttcggctttaactttttcttttataggctCACAGCCCTGTTGGTGTAGACCTAGAGCCCCTCCAAGCTTCTGGGGAGATCGACCCTGGATTACAGAGGTCGGACTATCTGTTTTGGATTTGACCGTCTTGCCTTCTTGATTTTTTATCTGAGCGTTGGACTCTCgtgtatgttttttgccccCGAGTATTTATGGGTTGTCTGCTCTCGAGCGTTTTGCAGGCTCTTTGTTGCCTGGACCTCTCTCTAGgccagctgagttggtttagtgcTAGCAgtcaattctcgaggtcggtgcctcttatgattgcccctgattctctgtttggctttgtattttggtatgcagttaaggtcttctatggctcagtgaggtcttcttttgccaggacctcagtgaggtcttcttttgccaggacctcactgaggtcttatatgtctcagtgaggtcttcttttgctaggacctcactgaggtcttctatggctcagtgaggtcttcttttgccaggaccttactgaggtcttctatgtctcagtgaggtcttctttttccAGGACCTCATTAAGGTCTTCTAtagctcagtgaggtcttcttttgccaggaccttactgaggtcttctatggctcagtgaggtcttctttggctcagtgaggtctttttttgccaggacctcattgaggtcttctatagctcagtgaggtcttcttttgccaggaccttaCTAAGGTCTTCTAtggctcagtgaggtcttcttttgccaggacctcattgaggtcttctatagctcagtgaggtcttcttttgccaggagatcttagggatcctggtctttgttGCTCctggagatcttggagatcttcgccggccgtttttgttttattttcccgggagttctaggggatcccggtcttcatgctccgggaggtcttttaagatcctcaccggtcgtttttgttttgttttcccgggagttctaggggatcccggtcttcgtgctccgggaggtcttttaagatcctcaccggccgtttttattttgttttcccgggagttataggggatctcggtcttcgtgctccgggaggtcttttaagatcctcaccggccgtttttattttgttttccagggagttctaggggatcccggtcttcgtgctccgggaggtcttttaagatcctcaccggccgtttttattttgttttcccaggagttctaggggatcccggtcttctttgtttttccgggagttctaggggatcccggtcttcgtgctctaggaggtcttttaagatcctcatcGGTCGTTTTtactccgggagatctttgagatccgcCGGCCTtgtacctctgaggtctctatgtctcagggtcttcactgtcaggagatcttggggatcctggacttgtaattctgggagatcttggggatcccggtcttctacctccaggaggtctctatgtctcaaggaggtcttctagcaagattcaggatttttctgcaaaataaaaacttgcacagagcgtatataacgaggatgctcgttgttaattcaataatattcattaataaataatacgTTGCACGTGTCCCTTAactttatatttcaattttcaCTTTATAAAATATTGTGCTGGAACATGTAAAATATTGTAAAAGGTTTAAGTATTATTTACACTTTATAATTCTGTAACCAATAATGACTGCAAAGCGATAAATACAGTGAAAGCAGTGCAAAAAGCTCTCGATTTTGGCGTTGATCCAGTTGTAATGATTGATAATAATTAATTGCTTGCAGTAGAAGTGAATTGTGGTTAAACCAATTTTAGAAAATCATTTATAATGGCATTGTTGTAATATTTATA
This Manihot esculenta cultivar AM560-2 chromosome 6, M.esculenta_v8, whole genome shotgun sequence DNA region includes the following protein-coding sequences:
- the LOC110617503 gene encoding uncharacterized protein LOC110617503, producing the protein MSAIVCGKRSFFEELTVTSPPVSKRIRCSSSSPVRFSPPRSYNAVYISSPPSNISSSPLIEKLLALFPDMDKQILERALEECGDDLDSAIRSLNELRLGSADNNLGSNLVRSDAILENNVQQEGVSTNNTEASPTDDPSAPVQLAMDGPEWVELFVREMMSASNMDDARARAARALEVLEKSICARAGAEAAKSFQQENMMLKEQVQALIQENAILKRAVSIQHERQKEFEDKNQELQHLKQLVSQYQEQLRALEVNNYALTMHLKQAQQSSSIPGRFHPDVF